One window of Streptomyces sp. NBC_00582 genomic DNA carries:
- a CDS encoding RNA ligase family protein: MADALPRYPRTPHLPGSPGATSDDVWCDWARFTPEPGRELVTTMKMDGANTTLHTGGMYGRSPTGRSRPWQSRMRAFAAAVCPSIPRGFRVCGEDLTVPHSLDYERQLPPFMVFSVWEGDDCLAWEETEAWAGMLGLSTVPVLARGPRPQDPRHLREAFDRRTDTAWDEGFVVRDGQGFARAEFTVRVAKWVRAGRVRTGSRWPTDNPLRDIA; the protein is encoded by the coding sequence GTGGCTGACGCTCTCCCGCGCTACCCGCGGACGCCGCATCTGCCAGGGTCGCCGGGTGCCACGAGCGATGACGTCTGGTGCGACTGGGCCCGGTTCACCCCGGAGCCCGGCCGCGAACTCGTCACCACGATGAAGATGGACGGGGCGAACACCACCCTTCACACGGGCGGGATGTATGGCCGCTCCCCCACGGGGCGCAGCAGGCCGTGGCAGAGCCGGATGCGCGCTTTCGCCGCAGCGGTCTGTCCATCGATCCCGCGAGGCTTCCGCGTGTGCGGGGAGGACCTGACGGTTCCGCACTCCCTCGACTACGAGCGGCAGCTTCCCCCGTTCATGGTGTTCTCGGTATGGGAGGGCGATGACTGCCTGGCGTGGGAGGAGACGGAGGCGTGGGCGGGCATGCTCGGCCTGTCCACCGTCCCCGTACTCGCGCGGGGCCCACGCCCCCAGGACCCCCGGCATCTGCGCGAGGCCTTCGACCGCCGAACGGACACCGCCTGGGACGAAGGGTTCGTCGTCCGCGACGGTCAGGGCTTCGCGCGGGCGGAGTTCACCGTTCGCGTGGCCAAGTGGGTACGTGCCGGGCGTGTCCGGACCGGCTCACGGTGGCCGACGGACAACCCTCTGAGGGATATTGCTTAA
- a CDS encoding GNAT family N-acetyltransferase, giving the protein MSSRRPHPPFRFRDAGHRDLDAFMNLIRHAEPDHPSPFHSVRLMLGLAPEPPLSHNLNLCLIAEDRRGKPVGALLAGPPDWLVEHPGLRGSPLTLALVHRMTMIQGVAVDPKYRGRGLGQALIRRAERRYREAGWGLSMLVHDPSLEPFYQRLGYASHPGLLMNLPSPHPLIGQDFLNMLTALKPLSAEVRLVDVLFAPCPVISGVVPGTQVPDHAWFDGAGLCY; this is encoded by the coding sequence ATGTCTTCTCGACGTCCCCACCCCCCGTTCCGCTTCCGAGACGCCGGACACCGCGACCTCGACGCCTTCATGAATCTGATCCGGCACGCGGAGCCCGATCACCCCTCGCCTTTCCACTCGGTCCGGCTCATGCTGGGCCTGGCGCCCGAACCGCCGCTCTCCCACAACCTCAACCTCTGCCTCATAGCCGAGGACCGGCGCGGCAAGCCCGTCGGCGCACTGCTGGCCGGGCCTCCGGACTGGCTCGTGGAGCACCCGGGACTTCGCGGATCCCCCCTGACACTGGCCCTCGTGCACCGCATGACCATGATCCAGGGCGTGGCCGTCGACCCGAAGTACCGCGGGCGAGGCCTCGGACAGGCCCTGATCCGGCGCGCCGAGCGGCGCTACCGGGAAGCCGGCTGGGGACTGTCGATGCTCGTTCACGACCCGTCGCTGGAACCCTTCTACCAGCGGCTCGGCTACGCCTCGCACCCTGGCCTCCTGATGAATCTCCCCAGCCCCCACCCGCTGATCGGCCAGGACTTCCTGAACATGCTCACGGCGCTGAAGCCGCTCTCGGCCGAAGTCCGCCTGGTCGACGTCCTCTTCGCGCCCTGCCCCGTCATCTCGGGTGTTGTTCCCGGCACGCAGGTGCCGGACCATGCCTGGTTCGACGGCGCCGGGCTCTGCTACTGA
- the dndC gene encoding DNA phosphorothioation system sulfurtransferase DndC — protein MGQWLRGILDEIRELYRADSVPWVVGYSGGKDSTLCLMLVWMALAGLPAAERTKVVHVISTDTGVENPVVAAWVDASLASMRRAAVEQGLPIETHRLTPAVEDSFWVCLIGRGYAAPRPKFRWCTERLKIKPSNAFIRAVVAEHGETILVLGTRKAESGTRARAMARHERRRVRDRLSPNASLPNSLVYSPIEDLSNDEVWSLLMQYENPWGHTNKDLLTMYQGASPDAECPLVVDSTTPSCGDSRFGCWTCTLVSQDKSMQAMISNDVEKEWMLPLLELRNALDVDDDRDLRDFRRMSGRLHLFKGRLVHGAYLQQAREEWLRRLLEAQTWIRANGPQYVRELTLITMEELRAIRHEWVYVKHEIEDSLPGIYEAATGEPYPDQRRETAFVDGAEMISVLREVCGDDEQQFLMARELLGVERRFRTMTRRAGLFGELEKVVCKYAFEDEEDALSFALAREERIAEARGLPQPDTGTPDQPELASGADADARPEAEKLAADLRAVGLVPVDRRTDEP, from the coding sequence ATGGGGCAGTGGCTCCGCGGCATCCTCGACGAGATCCGTGAGCTGTACCGCGCCGACTCCGTGCCGTGGGTCGTCGGCTACAGCGGCGGCAAGGATTCCACGCTGTGTCTGATGCTCGTGTGGATGGCGCTCGCGGGCCTGCCGGCCGCGGAACGCACCAAGGTCGTCCACGTCATCAGCACGGATACCGGTGTGGAGAATCCCGTCGTCGCGGCCTGGGTGGACGCTTCGCTGGCCTCGATGCGCCGCGCGGCCGTGGAGCAGGGCCTGCCCATCGAGACTCACCGGCTCACACCCGCGGTGGAGGACTCCTTCTGGGTGTGCCTCATCGGTCGCGGATACGCGGCACCGCGGCCGAAGTTCCGGTGGTGCACGGAGCGATTGAAGATCAAGCCGTCGAATGCGTTCATTCGGGCGGTGGTGGCCGAGCACGGCGAGACCATCCTGGTCCTGGGCACCCGCAAGGCCGAGTCGGGGACGAGGGCGCGGGCCATGGCGCGCCACGAGCGGCGCCGGGTGAGGGACCGTCTCAGCCCCAACGCCTCTCTGCCCAACTCCCTGGTGTACTCGCCCATTGAGGATCTGAGCAACGACGAGGTGTGGTCGCTGCTCATGCAGTACGAGAACCCCTGGGGGCACACCAACAAGGACTTGCTCACGATGTACCAGGGAGCCTCGCCGGACGCCGAGTGCCCGCTGGTCGTCGACTCGACGACACCGTCGTGCGGCGACAGCAGGTTCGGCTGCTGGACCTGCACCTTGGTCTCGCAGGACAAGTCCATGCAGGCCATGATCAGCAACGACGTGGAGAAGGAGTGGATGCTGCCCCTCCTGGAGCTGCGTAACGCCCTGGACGTCGACGATGACCGGGATTTGCGGGACTTCCGGCGGATGAGCGGTCGGCTGCACCTGTTCAAGGGGCGCCTCGTGCACGGGGCCTACCTGCAGCAGGCCCGGGAGGAGTGGCTGCGCAGGCTCCTTGAGGCCCAGACCTGGATCAGGGCTAACGGACCGCAGTACGTACGCGAGCTGACCTTGATCACCATGGAGGAACTGCGCGCCATCCGGCACGAGTGGGTCTATGTGAAGCACGAGATCGAGGACTCGCTGCCCGGTATCTACGAGGCCGCCACCGGCGAGCCGTATCCCGACCAGCGCCGGGAGACCGCTTTCGTCGACGGGGCGGAGATGATCAGTGTGCTGCGCGAGGTCTGCGGTGACGACGAGCAGCAGTTCCTCATGGCCCGCGAACTGCTCGGCGTGGAGCGGCGTTTCCGGACGATGACGCGCCGCGCCGGGCTCTTCGGCGAGCTGGAGAAGGTCGTCTGCAAGTACGCGTTCGAAGATGAGGAGGACGCGCTCAGCTTCGCGCTCGCGCGTGAGGAGAGGATCGCTGAGGCACGGGGCCTGCCTCAGCCCGACACCGGCACGCCCGACCAGCCGGAACTCGCCTCCGGGGCGGACGCGGATGCCCGCCCGGAGGCGGAGAAGCTGGCCGCAGACCTGCGTGCGGTCGGGCTGGTCCCCGTTGACCGCCGCACCGATGAGCCGTGA
- a CDS encoding HU family DNA-binding protein: MNRSELVAALADRAEVTRKDADAVLAALAETVGEIVAKGDEKVTIPGFLTFERTHRAARTARNPQTGDPINIPAGYSVKVSAGSKLKEAAKGA, from the coding sequence ATGAACCGCAGTGAGCTGGTGGCCGCCCTGGCCGACCGAGCCGAGGTGACCCGCAAGGACGCCGACGCCGTGCTGGCCGCTCTCGCCGAGACCGTCGGTGAGATCGTCGCCAAGGGCGACGAGAAGGTCACCATCCCCGGCTTCCTGACCTTCGAGCGCACCCACCGTGCCGCTCGCACAGCGCGCAACCCGCAGACCGGCGACCCGATCAACATCCCCGCCGGCTACAGCGTCAAGGTCTCCGCGGGCAGCAAGCTCAAGGAAGCCGCCAAGGGCGCGTAA
- a CDS encoding AfsR/SARP family transcriptional regulator: MQRLLEQAEYLDLNSPIATLTRWRAAALVVIRSICGPHDIAWQILRPEATWYPATAEASKQEQAFAEGWAITLGVLEGLLPSLMEAEPGPETPEADSVGQQDEHDDWPSIPFPRPSTGLNLVLLGAPKVRGAQGQVESNRVSRLTEYAIWLYLNPGSDRHALDAALWPGQRVRADSRNTAMSRLRAWLGSEHFPTWSQETGYALTSLVTSDWGQFKELAARGENDGSPAGTRNLRAALELVNGPPFAGVIGLDWYAWAEPYASEMSEAIVGVARRLTHRYLEGGDLPGARWSVRRGYQALPGGLQQFQVAAEAVKEPCSEPDGLRHLADQLTHMNVPLTRRHVQSQLG; encoded by the coding sequence GTGCAGCGCCTTCTGGAGCAAGCCGAGTACCTCGACCTCAACAGCCCGATAGCCACGCTCACACGCTGGCGCGCCGCTGCTCTGGTCGTCATCCGGTCGATCTGCGGGCCCCATGACATCGCGTGGCAGATACTGCGTCCCGAGGCAACCTGGTACCCCGCCACGGCCGAAGCGAGCAAGCAGGAGCAGGCGTTCGCCGAGGGTTGGGCCATCACGCTCGGCGTGCTGGAGGGCCTGCTCCCCTCGCTGATGGAGGCGGAGCCCGGCCCGGAAACACCGGAGGCGGACTCGGTCGGCCAGCAGGACGAACACGATGACTGGCCGTCGATTCCCTTTCCCCGGCCGTCGACCGGTCTCAATCTCGTGCTGCTGGGGGCCCCGAAGGTCCGTGGTGCGCAAGGGCAGGTCGAGTCCAACCGTGTCTCGCGGCTCACGGAGTACGCCATCTGGCTGTACCTGAACCCCGGGAGCGACCGTCACGCCCTGGACGCGGCCCTGTGGCCCGGGCAGCGGGTTCGTGCCGACAGCCGCAACACTGCCATGAGCCGCCTGCGGGCCTGGCTCGGCTCCGAGCACTTTCCGACGTGGAGTCAGGAGACCGGGTACGCACTGACCTCCTTGGTCACCAGTGACTGGGGGCAGTTCAAGGAGCTCGCCGCCCGCGGCGAGAATGACGGCTCCCCGGCCGGCACGCGCAATCTGCGTGCCGCCCTGGAACTCGTCAACGGGCCTCCGTTCGCCGGCGTCATCGGCCTGGATTGGTATGCGTGGGCTGAGCCGTACGCCAGCGAGATGTCCGAGGCCATCGTGGGCGTTGCCCGCCGGTTGACACACCGCTACCTGGAAGGAGGCGACCTGCCTGGTGCCCGGTGGTCGGTCCGGCGTGGTTACCAGGCTCTGCCCGGCGGTCTGCAGCAGTTCCAGGTCGCGGCTGAAGCCGTCAAGGAGCCGTGCTCCGAACCCGACGGCCTTCGGCACCTGGCCGACCAGCTGACTCACATGAACGTGCCTCTCACACGGAGGCACGTGCAGTCACAACTTGGCTGA
- a CDS encoding endonuclease/exonuclease/phosphatase family protein, whose product METTVAVCFTTYNLLDFTGPDDRTAFLRQALAEAQPDVLAVQEIVDDTAAGAGRLLRQLADSLGLLCTVDARGTTAIASGQHRYHVGLLWRPGITSVPGTWRAFQAGDFHHALARLQLDVGAREPVTFASYHADPFRPARRFDEARRVVAALTRPPGPAVIGGDFNSVSADRTAQGDYYDHDPYADQEWYADLLYQVEWNANPDAPHRADRSPAEVLRRGGLLDAAAALDCPWHPTTGHWPVGDPFGPRRIDMIRTTQHLLPALAGYRVLRTHAALNGSDHLPVSIDLEPAMISSRSVDSTPRSRHPAPSGHTARRSTAQAPTHTSRAR is encoded by the coding sequence ATGGAGACAACAGTGGCCGTCTGTTTCACCACCTACAACCTGCTCGACTTCACAGGCCCCGACGATCGCACAGCTTTCCTGCGGCAGGCGCTTGCCGAGGCGCAGCCTGACGTGCTGGCGGTCCAGGAGATCGTGGACGACACCGCCGCCGGCGCGGGACGGCTACTGCGCCAACTCGCCGATTCCCTCGGCCTGCTGTGCACCGTTGACGCCCGAGGAACCACCGCCATCGCCTCAGGCCAGCACCGCTACCACGTCGGGCTCCTCTGGCGCCCGGGGATCACCTCGGTCCCCGGCACCTGGCGTGCCTTCCAGGCCGGCGACTTCCACCACGCGCTGGCACGCCTGCAACTCGACGTCGGAGCCCGCGAACCGGTCACGTTCGCCAGCTACCACGCAGACCCCTTCCGGCCCGCCCGGCGATTCGACGAGGCTCGCCGTGTTGTCGCCGCTCTGACGCGCCCACCCGGGCCTGCCGTGATCGGAGGCGACTTCAACAGCGTTTCCGCCGACCGGACAGCACAGGGCGACTACTACGATCATGACCCCTACGCGGACCAGGAGTGGTACGCCGATCTCCTCTACCAGGTCGAGTGGAACGCCAACCCCGACGCACCGCACCGCGCCGACCGGAGCCCCGCAGAAGTCCTGCGCCGCGGCGGACTACTGGACGCGGCCGCCGCCCTCGACTGCCCCTGGCATCCCACGACCGGTCACTGGCCCGTCGGAGACCCCTTCGGGCCGCGGCGCATCGACATGATCCGTACGACTCAGCACCTGCTGCCCGCTCTCGCCGGCTACCGAGTCCTGCGCACCCATGCGGCGTTGAACGGCTCCGACCATCTGCCGGTCAGCATCGACCTGGAACCCGCGATGATCTCCAGCCGTTCTGTCGACAGCACCCCGCGCTCCCGGCACCCCGCCCCGTCCGGACACACGGCGAGACGGTCAACGGCGCAGGCCCCCACGCACACATCACGGGCCCGCTGA
- the trpA gene encoding tryptophan synthase subunit alpha, translated as MSNSTPSWPPAARLDRALAASHTEARAALGLYLPLGYPTRTVSLDTLHLMAQSADVLEIGIPHTDPVMDGPVIREASAQALAAGFEMHDVFTATSALTASTSTALLVMSYWAPIAQYGIEAFVNQLAAAGGSGVLVPDLPPPAAPAWRAAAAAAGLHTVPLIPSHASAAQLAAIGASHSGMVYAPATPGLTGSQRPLNPSLPQLVHHLRTATRLPVAVGIGVSTPEQAAVVSEYANAVVIGSAVIRRMRDQPDAPATAAAEIARDFAAGVRRFRHCAA; from the coding sequence ATGAGCAACTCCACACCGTCCTGGCCGCCCGCTGCCCGCCTCGACCGCGCCCTCGCTGCCAGCCACACCGAAGCCCGGGCTGCGCTCGGCCTGTACCTGCCACTCGGCTATCCCACACGCACAGTCAGCCTGGACACCTTGCACTTGATGGCCCAGTCCGCCGACGTCCTGGAGATCGGCATCCCGCACACGGACCCGGTCATGGACGGCCCCGTGATCCGAGAAGCCTCCGCCCAGGCGCTGGCCGCCGGCTTCGAGATGCACGACGTCTTCACCGCCACGTCCGCACTGACCGCGTCTACCTCGACCGCGCTGCTGGTCATGTCGTACTGGGCACCGATCGCGCAGTACGGCATTGAGGCCTTCGTGAACCAGTTGGCCGCCGCGGGCGGGTCGGGCGTGCTCGTCCCTGACCTTCCCCCACCAGCCGCTCCCGCGTGGAGAGCGGCGGCGGCCGCGGCGGGCTTGCACACCGTCCCTCTCATTCCGTCTCACGCCTCCGCCGCTCAACTCGCAGCGATCGGCGCGTCGCACAGCGGCATGGTCTACGCGCCGGCGACCCCCGGCCTCACGGGCTCCCAACGCCCGCTCAACCCCAGCCTGCCGCAATTGGTCCACCACCTGCGCACCGCGACCCGCCTGCCCGTCGCGGTCGGCATCGGTGTGAGCACGCCAGAGCAAGCCGCAGTCGTCTCGGAGTACGCGAACGCCGTGGTCATCGGCTCGGCTGTGATCCGCCGCATGAGAGACCAACCCGACGCACCCGCGACCGCAGCCGCCGAGATCGCCCGCGACTTCGCCGCCGGAGTACGCCGCTTCCGGCACTGCGCAGCCTGA
- a CDS encoding MFS transporter encodes MSAVETPPDHLVRATPTHHTPQPPVHWGTVLRLPFAARLLAATLVSRAPLGMTPVALLIAARANGHGYGAGAALASLYGLAVAVGQPLLGRLVDRRGQTRTLLAGAITSAAALLVLAAAGTVDLLIAAVAVAVAGATAPPMEGVLRALWPALTPTPRHLRAALAIDCGSQELVYVAGPLTAAALAAVAPPGITFAVAAGLGLGGALAVAASAPSRRWRPGPVCRGPLGALRSVGMRWMLLVLTAVGGTLGALSVAALAASERHAASWLAGVLPAGVSVGALLGTAAWTALPLPVPLSRQLALTAAVFAAVWVPLCLDPPPFAALALTVLPGMAFGALLTCAYQVVAELAPPGTLVEAYGWLIAAFGLGQALGTAAAGVLEGPWALPAATATLALVLSAPVCQRLALCTAVVPSRRPSPERPS; translated from the coding sequence ATGAGCGCGGTCGAGACGCCCCCCGACCACCTCGTGCGAGCCACGCCGACTCACCACACCCCACAGCCACCCGTGCACTGGGGCACCGTGCTGCGGCTGCCGTTTGCCGCGCGGCTGTTGGCCGCCACGCTCGTGAGCCGGGCGCCGTTGGGCATGACGCCGGTCGCGCTGCTGATCGCCGCGCGGGCGAACGGTCACGGATACGGCGCTGGGGCCGCGCTCGCCTCCCTGTACGGGCTCGCGGTAGCGGTCGGGCAGCCACTGCTCGGCCGCCTGGTCGACCGGCGGGGACAGACCCGCACTCTCCTGGCTGGCGCTATCACGTCGGCGGCCGCACTCCTCGTCCTTGCGGCCGCCGGAACAGTAGACCTGCTGATTGCAGCCGTCGCCGTCGCCGTCGCGGGAGCAACGGCCCCGCCGATGGAGGGGGTTCTGAGGGCACTGTGGCCCGCTCTCACCCCCACCCCGCGGCACCTGCGTGCGGCGTTGGCCATCGACTGCGGAAGTCAGGAACTGGTCTACGTCGCCGGCCCTCTCACCGCCGCCGCTCTCGCGGCAGTGGCACCGCCCGGCATCACCTTCGCCGTGGCCGCCGGCCTTGGGCTGGGAGGGGCTCTCGCCGTCGCGGCGTCGGCTCCGTCCCGCAGGTGGCGACCCGGGCCAGTGTGTCGCGGACCGCTCGGTGCTCTGCGCTCGGTCGGCATGCGGTGGATGCTGCTGGTCCTGACCGCGGTCGGCGGGACGCTGGGCGCGCTGTCGGTGGCCGCCCTGGCCGCGAGTGAACGGCATGCCGCTTCGTGGCTGGCGGGCGTCCTGCCCGCCGGGGTGTCGGTCGGTGCCCTCCTGGGCACCGCCGCCTGGACCGCGTTGCCGCTGCCTGTTCCCCTCAGTCGGCAACTCGCGCTGACCGCCGCAGTATTCGCGGCCGTCTGGGTGCCGCTGTGCCTCGACCCGCCACCGTTCGCCGCGCTCGCGCTGACGGTGCTGCCCGGCATGGCCTTCGGGGCGCTGTTGACGTGCGCGTATCAGGTGGTCGCAGAGCTTGCCCCGCCCGGCACCCTCGTCGAGGCGTACGGCTGGCTCATCGCAGCCTTCGGGCTGGGCCAGGCCCTGGGCACAGCGGCCGCCGGTGTGCTCGAGGGCCCGTGGGCCCTCCCGGCAGCCACGGCCACGCTCGCCCTCGTCCTCTCCGCCCCAGTCTGTCAGCGCCTCGCGCTGTGCACGGCAGTCGTCCCTTCCCGTCGCCCGTCGCCCGAGAGGCCGTCATGA
- the egtD gene encoding L-histidine N(alpha)-methyltransferase, translating to MTAPTLPAAASPAPDHLAELRTDVVRGLTTSPKQLSPKWLYDADGSRLYDEITRLPEYYPFRTEQAIIADSCTTIAWLTCAKTLIELGSGSCSAKTRLLLDALTGPLTTYVPVDVSSSALTQASASIAAEYPGLAVKPLLADFTAAVDLPPTDGPRLFAFLGGTFGNLLPPEQASFLGTLTSSLAPGDRLLLGVDLVKDPAVIIPAYNDAAGVTAAFSLGLLRRLNRELDADFDLSAFEHVAVWDADHEWIEMRLRSRRDQTVTLRGADLVVSFTAGEELRTEVSAKFHPQGLAAQLNAAGLELSHWWTDPARLYGLAMIARADDITPAA from the coding sequence ATGACCGCACCCACTCTGCCCGCCGCGGCCTCGCCTGCGCCCGATCACCTTGCTGAACTGCGCACAGACGTCGTACGGGGGCTCACCACGTCCCCGAAACAGCTCTCGCCGAAGTGGCTGTACGACGCGGACGGGAGCCGTCTGTACGACGAGATCACCCGACTGCCGGAGTACTACCCGTTCAGGACGGAGCAGGCGATCATCGCCGACTCCTGCACCACCATCGCATGGCTCACCTGCGCCAAGACCTTGATCGAGCTGGGCTCCGGTTCCTGCTCGGCCAAGACGCGCCTGCTGCTCGATGCCCTGACCGGACCGCTCACCACGTACGTGCCGGTCGACGTGAGCTCCAGCGCACTAACCCAGGCATCCGCCTCCATCGCGGCGGAGTACCCGGGCCTGGCGGTGAAACCCCTCCTCGCCGACTTCACCGCCGCAGTCGACCTTCCGCCCACCGACGGGCCACGCCTGTTCGCCTTCCTCGGCGGAACCTTCGGCAACCTGCTTCCTCCCGAGCAGGCGTCGTTCCTGGGAACCCTCACCTCCAGTCTGGCTCCTGGTGACCGCCTGCTGCTCGGCGTGGACCTGGTCAAGGACCCAGCCGTCATCATTCCCGCGTACAACGACGCGGCCGGCGTGACGGCTGCCTTTTCCCTCGGTCTTCTGCGCCGCCTCAACCGGGAGTTGGACGCCGACTTCGACCTGAGCGCCTTCGAGCACGTGGCGGTCTGGGACGCGGACCACGAGTGGATCGAGATGCGTCTGCGGTCCCGCCGGGACCAGACCGTCACCCTGCGCGGCGCGGACCTGGTCGTGTCCTTCACCGCAGGAGAGGAACTGCGCACCGAGGTCAGCGCAAAGTTCCATCCTCAGGGCCTTGCTGCCCAGCTCAACGCCGCCGGCCTGGAGCTGAGCCACTGGTGGACCGACCCCGCCCGGCTCTACGGACTGGCCATGATTGCACGCGCCGACGACATCACCCCGGCGGCCTGA
- a CDS encoding MFS transporter, producing MQTAPATAERPLHAATYRSVLRVPHAARLLIGTLIGRLPSGMAPLAIVLIGTENGGLQTGSGLAAVYLLANAVGGPLLGRLVDRHGQTRVLTTSAAMAAGGLLLLTADGAPWGVVLTAVALAGVAKPPLDATLRALWSPLMPDREHERVAVALDAAVQELIFIAGPLLVAALAYTSSARWAVVATAVVGFAGTVLVVTAPPSRAWTAQSRRADRLGPLRSQPLRVLYTAMLFIGVPIGALTPLAVTFADQFQYAGLSGALPAAVSAGALVGGLLYGARSWPGPTALHLVVLCAGFATGWIPLLAAGNSLLAVAACLLPGLVMAPLLSAAYLLTVRLAPAGTVTEASALLVAALDIGCAVGTAASGLSFARALLPAGGAAALVVLCAARGRRRPRVLPTAVAEPQQVTT from the coding sequence GTGCAGACCGCCCCCGCCACGGCCGAAAGGCCACTGCACGCTGCCACCTATCGCAGCGTGCTGCGGGTGCCCCATGCCGCCCGGCTGCTGATCGGCACGCTGATCGGCCGTCTGCCATCGGGAATGGCGCCCCTCGCCATCGTCCTGATCGGCACCGAGAACGGCGGGTTGCAGACGGGGAGCGGACTGGCTGCCGTGTACCTGCTGGCCAACGCCGTGGGCGGGCCCCTGCTCGGCCGTTTGGTCGACCGGCACGGCCAGACAAGAGTGCTGACGACGAGCGCGGCCATGGCAGCCGGCGGACTCCTCCTGCTCACGGCAGACGGCGCACCTTGGGGGGTCGTGCTCACGGCGGTGGCCCTGGCAGGAGTGGCAAAGCCCCCGCTCGACGCGACGTTGCGTGCCCTGTGGAGCCCACTGATGCCGGACCGCGAGCACGAACGGGTTGCTGTCGCGCTGGACGCGGCAGTACAAGAGCTGATCTTCATCGCTGGCCCCCTGCTGGTGGCCGCCCTGGCCTACACGTCGTCGGCCCGCTGGGCCGTGGTGGCAACGGCAGTTGTCGGGTTCGCGGGCACGGTCCTCGTCGTCACCGCGCCCCCTTCGCGCGCGTGGACGGCGCAGTCTCGCCGAGCGGACCGGCTGGGCCCGCTGCGGTCTCAGCCCCTGCGGGTTCTCTACACGGCCATGCTGTTCATCGGCGTCCCCATAGGCGCCCTCACCCCGCTCGCGGTCACCTTCGCCGACCAGTTCCAATACGCCGGGCTATCCGGCGCACTGCCCGCCGCCGTCTCCGCCGGGGCCCTGGTCGGCGGACTCCTGTACGGGGCGCGCTCGTGGCCCGGCCCGACGGCACTGCACCTGGTGGTCCTCTGCGCTGGTTTCGCGACGGGCTGGATCCCCCTTCTGGCGGCCGGCAACTCCCTTCTCGCGGTCGCGGCGTGCTTGCTACCGGGCCTCGTCATGGCCCCGCTGCTCAGCGCGGCCTACCTCCTCACCGTCCGCCTGGCGCCGGCTGGCACGGTCACCGAGGCCAGCGCCTTGCTCGTTGCGGCTCTCGACATCGGATGCGCCGTGGGCACCGCGGCCTCCGGCCTCTCCTTCGCCCGCGCGCTCCTGCCGGCCGGCGGTGCTGCGGCCCTCGTCGTGCTCTGCGCCGCCCGCGGACGAAGACGTCCTCGGGTCCTTCCCACCGCCGTCGCCGAACCCCAGCAGGTGACCACGTGA